The genome window GAAGGTGGACACTCCTGTATATCTTTTTTTGCTTTCCACTCTTTAGAACATTAGCTCCATTAATTTCCGGGTTttggggttaaatcccaaatagcattaaatggaaagccaGTGAGCTAGGGTGTAGAATCACTTGTTCAAAACACAAAGTAGCTCCCTTGATTTGGTTCAGGCTTATGTTAGAAGCTGGTTAGCTTTATAGTTTTCCTTAGGcgcaaattaaacaaaatggtggCAATTtggaatgacttagaagcaattactaaagAGGCAAAGTGTTGGTAATGAAGACGGAGATAACCTTATCAGATCTGTTTATTTGCTGAAAGTGCCTCCATGACTTGTTCTGAATGTGGTTTTTGGCATGTGGTTGTTCTCTCCTCAGTATGGGCGATCGTGCCGACCTACTTTTACCCATGCTGCAACTGATAGTTAGTGTAATAAAAAATGCCGTTCCCGTGCATTATCCCCTCTCAAGATAGAattcttgtccaatcagatttctTAATTGAGACCAACTGTTGTGTAATGCTCAATTACCCTGAATATTAATAAGCATAATGTTAACAATCTAACAATAAAAGCTGGCATCTGTATCATTTGCCTTTTTAATGTTCACTTGCATtgacaaaaatgttttcaatcacataaataaataataaaaaagactttttaGCATATTTGTTTTCAAATTTGCTTTTTAgcaaatttgttttgttttaatttttttattttatttttccacacACAACAACCTGTTACTTGTAGTGTTTTACTACTGCACCATTGactttttattctgtgcaaaaattattgtgtatatgGAAAGGACAATGCATAAACAATCTGCGTCATGCACAATATGCATATCATTTCATTATTCTCGAAATATGTTGATATAATTATTTCCTTCATTAATaccatatttaatattattgccATGTGCCTGACCTTTGGTCTTATTGAGATGGTACTTTGGGGTTATTCTGGTCAAGAAAAATATGGTAATGGGGTAAACATGTCTGCAAGAGAACAGCCAAACCCTCTACAGAGTTTTACATTATGTCCTCAACCAAAGttttaaattttacttaaatttgaGGCCTGTGTCCTCGGTCCCAGACAATGTTTAAGTTGATGTTAGGTTGTTGCCGTGTTTGTTTATAGAGACCAACGGCAGCCAATGCCACAATGTCTCAGATACACCCTTATTTCCGTCTTGATTTCCTCCTCTGCCTAGCGAGTTGGGCCAAAAAGCTCAGCATTCTGGGATCGCTACACACAGGCATTTCCTGCGGGCCAAGATCCCTTCCAGGAGCATACATCGAGGTTATGGCATCGAGAACAAAGTTTTCCCACAGGGAAATTTTCTTTTCGTAAGTCTGCATGCCAATGTGTCTATTCTGGTCACGTTTGCCTTTCTTTACCTCCTCATGCACTATACGTAATGCAAGCACTCCAGACAtgcacacccatacacacagtCTCTGACCTCAAAGAACCCAATGATGACAACTTCAGCTGAGTCGATAAAGGTTTCTGCTGCAGAGATGTCAGTCAGTCTGGGGAGGCCAGTCTCTGCAGGGGGGCAAATGAGCTGTCAGTCAATTTTGCTAGATTTCTTTTATGTGTACTGGCACAAAGAATAACCAGCAAAACAGCAaaattctttacttttttattacaattacaaaataaattatataaaaaaattcaacacaTAGTATCTGTATTATATTGACTTAAATGTAGTTATAAAGCATGAACAATGTTTGTTtgaggaaacaaacaaagatacaaaataaaagaaatcctTTTTTCCTATCAGAAAAGAAGGGACTAGAAAACCACTGTTCCTTAACTATGAGGGTGTTCAAGTCACACTAGGAtttgtgataaaaaaattttcatGAATGAAGGTTTAATACCGATTAACATTTTCAAAAGGTGCCAAGCACAtcgatgatgagactcttagccatagtaaaacatttgaatggtgcaaatattttatAGAAGGACGTACGTCCTTGATCTGGAGCAAGGTGGCTAACATTTAGTAAGTGGAACACTCTCAAAAAAAGCCTAGGTGGATCACCAAAGGTATTCAGTTTTTTTGCAGGACAACGCACAACATCATAATGCCCACCGCAAAGTTTTTGCAAAGTTGTgcaaatcctggtttgacttaaatgccccttgtataaaaaagaaacattgaaTCAAAGAGACATAAGTGAAGAAACACATGGCAGGGAAGATATCGTTGtggaaaactatttaaaaaggcCAAGATTTGGCACAACGTGAAGTTACTTTTACTCGGTTGAAGCAGAACCCCAtaccaacacatttttattattttttgatttattttcattcatatcACAACAATTTACAAACAATTTAACTAACAGGCAATGTACAGTAGTTCCTGTTATCCTTTATGTTCAACAATGCTGTCTCTTGAAACAAAAAATTGCAACTTGTCAAGGTATGGAAAAACCCAAACACTCAAATACTGGTTTACCTCTGACATAATTAAATTACGTTTAATAGTGCTGACATTGGAGACTCTTTCCAAAAATATTCCAAtgagttgaaaaaaataaacattttaattatttatgatgtcataattttataaataaccaAAATTGATTGTTCCGGTGGTGTAATGGTATGTATAAAATTGTTCCAGTGGTGTAATGGTATGTATAATAGGGACAAGAATCAAAGTCTTGTTCCGTGATAAACATTTCAGAACCACATAATGAACAAATTATTCAATGCAAGTTATTCAACACTGATCCAACACTGAGCGTTATGAAGTGACCCAGTAAGCACTGATGTTGCCACTAAAGTAAAAACTCCAGTAACTTACTTAAAAGTCTGTCATTGTAAGACTGCCCCATTTTAGAACATGCGCCTAAATCTTAATTGTTCCATAATAATGAATTCCCTCATTCTAGAACATTCTATATTCTAGACTAAACAGGCTATAACTATAGATTCCTCCTCTTTAGAATACCTGAGTGAATAGGATTCATTCTATAGGTCACCTGATTAAGCATTCTTTTCCAATGGATTCCCTCATTCAAGACACCAGAAGTACTGAACATTCTACTGAACATTATTGACTACATGTAGAATTGTCCATGCTGGAAATTCTAGGTAGTCAAtccaaatgaatatatataaagatttaccCACATGATATGCTAATAATGCCCCGTTAAACATCTTAGTCATCACCTGAAAGACAGAAGAACAAGATAGCTGACCTGCTATGCTGCTGGTGACCAGTAAAGAAACCACAAGAAGGAGTAACATCTTGGCAGATCAATGACAGAGGACCAACACACAGCAAAGAAAGATTATAATGTCTTGTTTCTGTTCTTAGACCCCAGTAATGTGAATCATGTGGCCTGGTTGAACAGGAGTGATTGGGCTGATCTGTGAGAACAGGGCAGGTGTCTTTGATAATGTTAAGGTCAGAATGTGTTGGATTACGTGTCACAGCACGACTGAgggtaaccaaaaaaaaaaaaaaacgtgtacaGAGACTATACGTGATATATGATATACCCCTTGTAGGACATAAcatgtattaaataaatttatgaaaaaaaagttagtcaCTTCATATCAGATGCTAAAACACTTCACATGAAGATATTTATATATGCTTCAATCAAATGatgaaatattacatttagaatTTACCTGACTAGCAAGGCATtagcataaaaacatttttttgaggATTTCTAAGTTAATAACACTTAATGGAAACCCTTATATCTgtctttgtatttgtttttattgttgttgagCAAAGTCCATTACCAATTTAAAATTTGTCACTGTATTCTCTGCTAATGCTAGCTGGCTCGCCTACCTGAGCTAACCTAAACACGTTTCTGACAGGAAATTACTTCAGtatctgtactgtaaatgttcttAATTAAGGCTATCCAGCTAGCTAATATGATTTAACCACACAGGATTTTCTGAAAACAGCATTTTACATCACAttagtttatgtttaaaaatgtgctAACAAATTTGGCAGCAGGATTTTAGCCACTTATTAAAATCCTAATAAAATTAGATGAAATACTCAGATATCTGAAagtgtttcaataaatatatgtgtatatcaTTAAGTGATTTGAGATTTTAATTAGCAAGATTTACCAATACAGAAAAAAACCCAAAggaattgttttatattttatatggctCATATGAGCAAACTTGACTATTCCTGAGAGTAGTTTTTCCATATCAATAAATGTTTGACACTAATGTTAACCAGCTAGCTAACATTGATATATTATTTAACCAAGCACAATGTCTGCAATTATTATCTAAgtgtacattttatatgtttagATATATTACTTATAACTCTAGCTAGTAACTTAAGAGACTGCTCAGACCTATGTTTGACTGCATTATCCTCATTTttcacttatactgtacagtatatgttgtgATGTTTTGTGAGAAggttcttttttgtttatacataTTGTTGGGTTCCGTTCCATAGTTTTCAAGTGCTAGGAAAAAAGAATGAGTAAATGAAATTTCTaatgcacatatactgtagatacagtcTGAAGAGAATTTGAGCACTCACAGGATTGCAGTGTTTATCTGCATGGTCCCCTCTAGTGGTGCTCCGAAGTTACTGCAGGATTAATGGtccttatgtttgtgtgtggttttgtgtACTTGAGAATGAGCTGTCAACTTTGTCTATGATGTGAAAACAGTGTTCTAGTTTGTTCCAGGTTCAGGCATTCGGTGcgattacatactgtagcagatgAGCAAGATATAAGATGACGTACTATTACTGAATTAAATTACAAGAATCTAACATAATAACAAGAACCATGTGGTTTGTCAACTTCATATACTCATTCAATAATTGTCTATATCACCTATtgtgtgtacagggtcgcagggagcctgaagcctatcccaagagacttaggcaAGGTCTCCTGGGACAATCACAGGgcatacacatacaaacacactatgggcaatttgggaaagctaATTAGCAtagtctgcatgtcttcagACTGCACACAGACTCGTGGtgagaatcaaacccttgaccctggaggtataaggtgacagtgctaaccactacaccaccacttCATATActtatgttatttttaatatatgttataataaacaaatctgACACTGGTCTTTTAATGGTAATGTTATCGTgaaagtatattattttttcttctagGAGATTAGTATAATTTCACTGATTGTGCACTTCGCTGATATATAATTTCGCTGATTGTTCCTAATTCTACAACTCAAAATACCAGCTTCTAGTAAAATTTATTcagaaaattaaaagaaaataaagaagctAGTTAAAACCTTTTTGGCATCTAAAGTTTTATAATAATTGCATGTTTGGTAGCCCCACCCATCCTCTGAACTCCCATAATGGCTTAAAGTTTTAAACTGTGTCTGTTCGTATAGGGATTCTTTGAAGAATATAATGTTCCTCTGCATTTTGGACTCCTATCCAGAGATTTTTACCACCTGGTTTAAAACGGTTTATTTTTTCTGTggccatgttgttgttgtttttttccagcaaTTAGCTTTTTCCACAATTCAAtacacagttaagttatttataatcattttgcATAACAGCTTAAAAGCATAAAAGCTGTCGTGCGTATATCAGTGTTTTCAAATCATTTTTGCTTTTCAtatagtgggaggagaaactgCAATTTATGTCTTCTTTGAATGGTGGAAAACAATTTTCTTGAATTTTATCACTATGATATTTGCTCAAAATCTTAAACTGTATTCAAATGAAGAAAGAAGAAGTGATGAACAGACAATACAGTGAAAATTACATTaaagtataagaaatataaaggCGGCACAGTTGAATAGCAGGTAACACTGTGGCCTCCCACCTCCAGGGTTAAAGGTTCGATTCCAGCTTCGGATCTGTTTATGCGCCCTGCAGTgaattggcaacctgtccaaagtgtaccctgctttgtgccctaaggcttctgggataggctccacccCCCTTCCAACTGTCACCCTGGGCAGGATAAGCAGTATCAaacatgatgaatgaatgaatgaatgaatcagaaatacagtacactgtTTAATATGTCATCTATAGTGATGTGTTATGGGATTAGTTCCCAACATGACTTGGCATAAAGTACATGCTCAGACAGATAGAAAATGGGCTTTGTTGAAATGCCTCTCTCaaggtatcttttttttttcattccttatCTCCATAGGGCATCTAATTCTGAGAGGCTCTTCATTGTTTAGAAACATGCTTGCTATtatctattttatataaataacctTTACTTGATTTAACTTGCCGAATAGTTCAAGTGTGCTACCCTTAATATACAGCAATTACCCCATATTATCCCATCAACAAACAAACTCCTTCAATGCTGAGAGTGTGTTTTCATTCTAAGCACGTCTAGGATTTCAGGTTAATTAAGGTGCAGCGCACTTATGCAATCATGAGGTATAAATATAGACCAAAAAGCACAACACAAGCCCGAGTTAGCTGGCTAATCTTTCCACCGAAGATTATGAGAATTATATAAGGACATGACTGATCATGAACCACAACAGCGCAAAAGGCTGATGGGAACTCCAGGTGAAAACCTGATTTAAACTTAAAGACATTTACTTATGCGTTTAAATCGACCATGCTGCAAGTGCTGAAGCGAACCTAATACCAGGTGAAATCTAGCACCAGAGTAAATTATGACCCATACAGGCCACTGCTACACTGAATCTCTTATCACCAAAATAACTGAGGCTGGAGTTACACTAcaaatcataataaataaataaattaaatttctgaataattattttatcctaTTTTCAAATAGTGTACTAGTAATTCTTTGGAAGTCTGCCTAACTAGTGCAAGTCGATGGTACAACCCCTGACAGTTCCACAATTACTCTCTATCTAGTTACGGGTTTAAAATATACACTGATCGGTCATAACATTCACCCCACAAAATCTCAACATTGATTTATCAATAGTATACCAGTTAACTGGTttcaggatcatgggcacccaaggctcatttagcCTGTGGGGAGCAAAAGCTAGAGTGTTTGGTCAGATCCCTAAAGGCTGTTTGGCCAGTGCAGCACAACTTCCCAAAGAAGTCCATGCTGGCCATGACAGAAAAGCACCAGAACAACTCTGCCCCACTGCAAAGTTCACTGACCAGCTTCAAAACTGATTAAATACCCATAGGATACGCCAGACAAATGTCCGATTCATGGAGTCCCCCATCCCACAACCCATAGCACCCACAGGTTCCGCTGTCAATGGCCTAGAGCCAGACTCCAcagcacacctacagtacagagGTCCTGTAAGTGAGTCATGCCCTGAAGGGCCAGAGCAATGTTTTGCAGGTTTGTAATATTATTGCTGATCAGTGTACGTTCAATATTTATGCCTTACTATCCCatagtgagattttttttttcattactaaGTGGATTCCATTGGAACcatttgtaatgttttacatGAAACTTGAAGAGCTTGGGTGCTATTTGGAACATTTTTCACTGGTAGTGCCATCACACCATATGCCTATTTGAAAGATAACTTGCTGGTTCTGGTTCTGATTTTGGTGTGAAACCCAGTGCTGTAAAGAAAAGATGTGATTAAGATGCTTGATTAATGCTATTTTAACATCATTACGACAGCTGCAGGTCAATGATTTGTCATGAACGTGATTGAAAAAGATTTGTCCTTGTGGGAAGGATTTAGAATAATACCAAAATTGTTCTAATTGGTTTAAGGTATTTGgaacatttctattttctaaAAGGAAAATCTTCTGCTGTTTTTACAATTCTAAATGAAACCTTTATCAAAAATTttagtcaaaaattatccgcacttcAGTTATATAAAAAGATTCTATTGGTCTTATTAATGCTTtttgttcaaggctactgtctccagtcactgctgtgcaggtgtgagcGTATTACATCAGTactttttataacaaaaatggATGTCCCACTTGTGAAATTATGCAGAagttaactaaaataaaatcttaattgAGCCACAGtatggataatttttgacttaccaTTGTAGTAAAAATTGGTAATTTAGTCCATATTTCTAAAACAAATTACTTGAAACAAATTGGCCATGTTACTTATTACATagggaaatgaaagaaaatcttTACATTTGAATATAGGCACCAATGGGGTCAACTAGTTTCCTCAAACGGCCGAGGATGGAATTGcacaatttttttgattgtctCCAAATGTAGCATTGCTCCAATTCTCTGTCCCACACTATCTCTGCTCAAGGACAATGGAATTCTACACTTCATAGCATTTATATCATGACTCCAGTGATATCACAAGTTctatagccattaaatattgcctagttcattttcacccaccctgtaaaATAGTAAAACTAAAAGCTGAGCATTTCAGAATAAATACTCTCAAAGGTTTCTTGAAACTAACAGTTCTAGTTTACAAATGGGATTCCGGTGGTACATCTTTTTGACATGTAAACCTCATACTTTGGCAAGATGAATAGCTTGGATTAGGGTTCCAGTCTTGAAAGTGTGTCTCTTCTGATCACTAAGCTATGTATTAGCATTGACCTGAAAAGCTATCTGATTATGCAATGACTTGAAGCCAACTGATGGAAAGTGGATGAAAACCTCATccgtttttttaagaaagacatGATGGATCCACGTCTCAGCAATAGCTGTCTGGGGAAACAAGGTTCcaaaaaaaatgatcatttaaaaaacaaagaaacatatATGAGTGCATACATTGTGCATCCAAAATCAAGTCTATAGATGTATTTCAGAGATGTCTGAAAGAGTGTATTGTAAGGTTACCACTAGAGCATCATTAGATCATTGGCTTCCATTAAATCATGAGTCATGACAAGCTCTTGGCTGCTGAACCGTTGCTGATGCACTTAGCTCACATCAGACAAGTTGTGTACTCAGTCCCATGGAACCTCAGACAGCCTTTCGCTCCTGTAAGCTCTTCTAACAATACACCGCAATCTTTTCATCCCTCTGTCCAGGCTCTCTGAAGGATGAgacctatgtgtgtgtgtgtgtgtgtatgtggcagGTAATGAAAGAGATCAGAAAACTTCTGGAAGAGTTTGGAGAAGTGGGTGGGTAGCTGCAGGGGATTAGAGAGATGAGTATAAAAGCGGATGGTGGGAGATGGAAAAAAGTAGAAAAGAGCCTGCAGAAATAAAAGGGTTGCGAATTTAAACTTACCTTTGTTTTGCATCCCTGCAAGAAATCAAATCTTCTGGAAGGCGCACTGCTGGGGAACGAGGTGAGCATCCAGGCTTTCTTTCAGAACTAAGTCCATGTCTTGTGATTTTTGTAAAAGAGggaggatttttttctttatgagaTGATATTTTATCTGGCTGATGAAGACAGCTGAGAGGATGGAGACAGAAatagagtgagagaaagagtgacACACTGCAGGAAAACTGCATAAAGATTTTGAATGCAGTCTAATTTATCTAGTATTCTTTATTATGAggttacaacaaaaaaagtataaGTATACTATAAGTCTACCAAGTGAGGTTTAATAAAACCTGAGAAATTTTATGTCTCGGCAAAGAAAGAAGTTTAATTGAataggttattttttatttaatccagtaagttgcattactgccaACTGTAGGTCTCACTCTACCTCATCTTCTCAGCCTTTTAAAGCTGATTTTCCAGTCCAgccttacttaaaaaaaaaaaagaaaaaaaagaaaaaagattaaacgcgtccttccctgatcttgtcttgtcttgctcTGTGTCTCAAACTGTTTGAGCTTGCAAATGCATACAAACTTACTATGTTATTGCTGGTGCAAAACCCTGAATGAGGAAGGAAGAGGGTTGGGCATCAGGCCAGCAACCTCGTCATGTAAAAACCACCATTGCTATAGAATTGACAGAACCTATTGCCCAATGTGCTTAATAgcatgggaagaaaaaaattgaatcaaatcaaatcaaatcaaaaacaaTACCAAAAACCCCACCAACAcatattacaaaagaaaaatggattcattcatcttctataccgcttatccagtacagggtcacggggcctggaacctatctccggagactttgggcatgaagCGAGGTACACTATATTTCAGCATTTGCCACACACCATTATTCAGAGCgtcttatattttttatttcattatacaacTAAGCAGTcaaggattaagggccttgctcaaatatccaacaggggcaacttagtggtggtggggtttgaacctggaaccctCTAGGTCATAGTTAATCTGGGCTGAAGATGAACAAATTTAGTTtctgtattgtttattattaatatctttGCGTACTTCACTTTTCAATACGTGTGGTTATAAAGGAGCATTACATGTCCTGTTGATTTACAGCAAAAGCCACCATTGCTTTGTCCTGAGATTGTGTAAACTTTTGCACTTCCCCAAATTACATTAACATTTCAGTTATTTCATGGCGTTAATACTCCTTCCAATCATGAAAGCATGCATTCACTTAATTGAAGCTTAGGGGTCAGATAGGAGACCATGACTCTCCTGAGAACTGAGAACTGAAGCTTATAACCTTAACTGCTAAGCTACCATTACCAGATCGCTTTCTAATAAGCGACCTACATTAGCTTATTGAGGTCAGGGGTTATGTAAACATGCTATAAATAGACCAGACTTTAAAAATAGccaggctcatttaaaatggcaGTAACAGAGTCAGTTAAATGATTGCACTGTCTAATTTATCAGGAGTAGTAGCTGACCTGATAAAATGGTGTGATGGGAATTAGGAATCAgtgatatggaaaaaaaaagaaccagacGAATATAAGTGGCATCAACGTTAATACATAACAGCTGAAATCACATGTTACCTTTTATTCTGCTAGACTCAGCCAAGATAATCACAAATGAAACAGAATCAAATCAAtatccatgcacacacagctgAGGACCAAATGTGGCATCCTGGCTTCCATAGCGCCGTACGCCAACCATTGGacttacaatatttattttcgTAGCTGACAGGGTAGTAATTTCTTGCGTTATTTTGTAGCATTCTTCGGAGCAATGAACACAATGGATGCTCCAGCATCCACAGACAAGAAGGCACCACCCAGGTTCAAGCAGAGGACAATCCGAACTTTCAAGAGCAAAGCACCAAAACCTGGACAGAAGGGTTTCGGAGATGACATCCCCGGGATGGGGGGTCTCGGCACTGGTAAGCCAGGACACCCTAAATATCGAACATCCCTCCCTTGTGCTACAAAAGCACcactttctgtttattttatctCTAAAAGATATAGTTTATCATGCAAAGTTTAAAGATCAAATCTATATATTTATGAAGTGCAGTAGTAATGGTAAAAACCAGGCTAAAATTAAGTATATTGTACCTGAGCATTACATTTCATATTTACAGTGCAGTCTTTTTTGGCATATTCATCACACTTGAATGAtttagattattaaaaaaatatatatatattacacaaaaatacctcaaataaatataaaatgagatttcatttattaaggcgaaaaaaaaaaatctgtccaaaCCTGTGAAAAAAGCAATTGCCCAAGCAAATTACAGTTTGTGATAACTGTCAACCGTCTTTCACtttgctgtggaggaattttgtctCACTCTCCTTTGCataattttttcaattcagccacattggaagGTTTTCAAGCATTACAATtcaactttaaaattaaaattggcCTAATCTCAATTATttcagtgtgacaaatatgcaaaaaagaagaaaacaacaacaaccaccaccaaaagg of Clarias gariepinus isolate MV-2021 ecotype Netherlands chromosome 6, CGAR_prim_01v2, whole genome shotgun sequence contains these proteins:
- the LOC128526932 gene encoding retinal cone rhodopsin-sensitive cGMP 3',5'-cyclic phosphodiesterase subunit gamma-like encodes the protein MNTMDAPASTDKKAPPRFKQRTIRTFKSKAPKPGQKGFGDDIPGMGGLGTDFTVICPWEAYGNMELTDLAKYGIL